One window from the genome of Corallococcus exiguus encodes:
- a CDS encoding ABC transporter ATP-binding protein: MHHALWRLLRYAKPHAGILVLAFACMAVLGLATGAYAYLLGPALRFLLSGGEEGFASAHRVPWLSNLPREAALWGFPVLVLCVGAVKGVGYLGQFYFMGLFAQRVVKDLRRDLFLRLTALSPSQLSKERTGDLLSRFSSDVMAVELAAMYTVGSYLRDTIQVLVLAGVALAMSPMLGGLMLAVIPLAALPASRLTRKVLKGTREGQAHLGQLAGQLHEGLGGLRTIQAFNGQEAELARFESYAKAHEEAVVGAAWARGGVPGLMEVLAAAALAGALGYAAATRAMEPEALLSLLTAVILVYQPVKDLGRVTQFAVQAGAAGERLFALLDLKHPVEDAVGAGPAPALHESLHMEGVRFFYGERRALDGMTLDLKVGQVAALVGGSGGGKSTVTSLLLRFERPQQGRILLDGVDADTYTAASVRSQFALVTQEPLLFHGTVLENLRHARPEATKEEVEAAAKVANADAFIQGLPQGYDTRIGERGVILSGGQRQRLCIARAVLSKAPVMVLDEATSSLDPENEREVQAALAKVLPGRTALVIAHRLSTVTSADVIHVVEAGRIVESGSHAELLQKEGRYAAMWRLQTSGPVERGAA; encoded by the coding sequence ATGCATCACGCGCTCTGGCGGTTGCTCCGCTACGCGAAACCGCACGCGGGAATCCTCGTCCTGGCCTTCGCGTGCATGGCGGTGTTGGGGCTCGCGACGGGCGCGTACGCGTACCTGCTGGGCCCGGCGCTGCGCTTCCTGTTGTCGGGAGGCGAGGAGGGCTTCGCGAGCGCGCACCGGGTGCCATGGCTGTCGAACCTGCCGCGCGAGGCGGCGCTCTGGGGTTTCCCGGTGCTGGTGCTGTGCGTGGGCGCGGTGAAGGGCGTGGGGTACCTGGGCCAGTTCTACTTCATGGGCCTGTTCGCGCAGCGAGTGGTGAAGGACCTGCGGCGCGACCTGTTCCTGCGGCTCACGGCGCTGTCGCCGTCGCAGCTGTCGAAGGAGCGGACGGGAGATCTGCTCAGCCGCTTCTCCTCGGACGTGATGGCGGTGGAGCTGGCCGCCATGTACACGGTGGGCTCATACCTGCGAGACACCATTCAGGTGTTGGTGCTCGCGGGAGTGGCGCTGGCGATGAGCCCGATGCTCGGAGGGCTGATGCTGGCGGTGATTCCGCTGGCGGCGCTGCCCGCATCGAGGCTGACGCGCAAGGTGCTGAAGGGAACGCGAGAAGGGCAGGCCCACCTGGGGCAGCTCGCGGGCCAGCTGCACGAAGGGCTGGGAGGACTGCGCACCATCCAGGCCTTCAACGGCCAGGAGGCGGAGCTGGCGCGCTTCGAGTCCTACGCGAAGGCCCACGAGGAAGCGGTGGTGGGCGCGGCCTGGGCGCGAGGAGGTGTGCCGGGATTGATGGAGGTGCTCGCCGCGGCGGCGCTCGCGGGAGCGCTGGGGTACGCGGCGGCGACGCGAGCGATGGAGCCGGAAGCGCTCCTGTCGCTGCTGACTGCGGTCATCCTCGTGTACCAGCCTGTGAAGGACCTGGGCCGGGTGACGCAGTTCGCGGTGCAGGCGGGAGCGGCGGGAGAGCGCCTCTTCGCGCTGCTCGACCTGAAGCACCCCGTGGAGGACGCAGTCGGCGCGGGGCCGGCGCCAGCGCTGCATGAGTCGCTGCACATGGAGGGCGTGCGCTTCTTCTACGGCGAGCGCCGAGCGTTGGACGGGATGACCCTGGACCTGAAGGTGGGACAGGTGGCTGCGCTGGTGGGAGGCAGTGGAGGCGGCAAGAGCACGGTGACATCGCTGCTGCTGCGCTTCGAGCGTCCCCAGCAGGGGCGCATCCTCCTGGATGGAGTGGACGCGGACACATACACGGCGGCGAGCGTCCGGAGTCAGTTCGCGCTGGTGACGCAGGAACCGCTGCTCTTCCACGGCACCGTGCTGGAGAACCTGCGGCACGCGAGGCCCGAAGCGACGAAAGAGGAAGTGGAGGCCGCGGCGAAGGTGGCGAACGCGGACGCCTTCATCCAGGGCCTGCCGCAGGGCTACGACACGCGCATCGGCGAGCGAGGCGTCATCCTGAGCGGAGGTCAGCGCCAGCGCCTGTGCATCGCGAGGGCGGTCCTGTCCAAGGCCCCGGTGATGGTGCTGGACGAAGCGACCAGCAGCCTGGATCCAGAGAACGAGCGCGAGGTGCAGGCCGCGCTGGCGAAGGTGCTCCCCGGCAGGACGGCGCTGGTCATCGCGCACCGGCTGTCCACGGTGACGAGCGCGGACGTCATCCACGTGGTGGAGGCGGGCCGCATCGTGGAGAGCGGAAGCCACGCGGAGTTGCTCCAGAAGGAGGGCCGCTACGCCGCCATGTGGCGCCTGCAGACATCAGGCCCCGTCGAGCGGGGAGCGGCGTGA
- a CDS encoding DUF4388 domain-containing protein yields MKTLLLAESHPPTLEHLTGLLSQAGYTVRAVNDAVMALEHFSADNPDVVVLGVDLPRVEGQHVVHLIRGHSQGGRVPIVAIDKGHLGRAKGVSSVLDLKVNAYIPDPLKPGELVPRLEALVKAAQAIALTGLSATLSRPAVAAGDLKAFPLPALLHSLYRLRRDGVLVVALKGLSRRVFFLRGGPVNFDSSAKEDALPRFLRERRVLTEAQEQPVVESLASGLRIGAALADVGVEAVGEDLLALLRDFTRDRLGRVLAMREGRYAFYAGDEFSSEVASVDQPALAPLLEAARRRMPLRVVANALKAHLNEYPVRSADFGRDLQSMALDTEDIKLAMQVNGRIVLKDLLAHGRAELRAAYTLLWFLKLTGGVTFSATPVATGTDVLSAAAVPDVIAPRKRKSLPAETAAALREEAVRIITRSYFGGLGLDLAADKEAVERAYHETAMRFHPDTYAEFDISDLRDLLEQVQEKLSAAYRVLSVDEKRRAYLQYFFSRQEVVGRATAINVDAELALRRGESAMKRGDYKAAIQGFEEAVSLNGGEPEYYSYLAWAKYRGSPGPLMQRALAARKVLKQALTLDPYLERAQIIAAIIEIDLDDVPLARKKLMKVLELNPYSVLARAALQKVVK; encoded by the coding sequence TTGAAGACGCTTCTGCTCGCTGAGAGCCACCCCCCGACCCTGGAGCACCTGACGGGCTTGCTCTCGCAGGCCGGGTACACCGTTCGGGCGGTGAATGACGCCGTGATGGCGTTGGAGCACTTCTCGGCGGACAACCCGGACGTAGTGGTGCTGGGCGTGGACCTTCCGCGAGTGGAGGGACAGCACGTCGTGCACCTCATCCGAGGGCACAGCCAGGGTGGGCGTGTGCCCATCGTGGCCATCGACAAGGGGCACCTGGGCCGCGCGAAGGGCGTGAGCTCGGTGCTGGACCTGAAGGTCAACGCGTACATCCCGGATCCGCTCAAGCCGGGCGAGCTGGTGCCTCGCCTGGAGGCACTGGTGAAGGCCGCGCAGGCCATCGCGCTCACGGGCCTGTCCGCCACGCTGTCGAGGCCCGCGGTGGCGGCGGGGGACCTGAAGGCCTTCCCGCTGCCGGCGCTCCTGCACTCGCTCTACCGGTTGCGTCGTGACGGCGTGCTGGTGGTGGCCCTCAAGGGTCTGTCGCGCCGGGTGTTCTTCCTGCGAGGCGGGCCGGTGAACTTCGACTCCTCCGCGAAGGAGGACGCGCTGCCACGCTTCCTGCGCGAGCGTCGGGTCCTCACGGAGGCGCAGGAGCAGCCGGTGGTGGAGTCGCTCGCCTCCGGCCTGCGCATCGGCGCGGCGCTGGCGGACGTGGGCGTGGAGGCGGTGGGCGAAGACCTGCTGGCACTTCTGCGCGACTTCACCCGGGACCGGCTAGGGCGCGTGCTGGCCATGCGCGAGGGCCGTTACGCGTTCTACGCGGGCGACGAGTTCTCCTCCGAAGTCGCCTCCGTGGATCAGCCCGCCCTCGCGCCGCTGCTGGAGGCCGCGCGCCGGAGGATGCCCCTGCGGGTGGTGGCGAACGCGCTCAAGGCGCACCTGAACGAGTACCCGGTGCGCTCGGCGGACTTCGGCCGGGACCTCCAGTCGATGGCGCTGGACACGGAGGACATCAAGCTGGCCATGCAGGTGAATGGCCGCATCGTGCTCAAGGACCTGCTGGCGCACGGGCGCGCGGAGCTGCGGGCGGCGTACACGCTGCTGTGGTTCCTCAAGCTGACGGGCGGGGTGACGTTCTCCGCGACGCCGGTGGCCACGGGGACGGACGTGTTGAGCGCGGCGGCGGTGCCGGACGTCATCGCGCCCCGCAAGCGCAAGAGCCTGCCCGCGGAGACAGCGGCGGCGCTGCGCGAGGAAGCGGTGCGCATCATCACGCGCAGCTACTTCGGCGGGCTGGGGTTGGACCTCGCGGCGGACAAGGAGGCGGTGGAGCGCGCGTATCACGAGACGGCGATGCGCTTTCACCCGGACACCTACGCGGAGTTCGACATCTCCGACCTGCGCGACCTGTTGGAGCAGGTGCAGGAGAAGCTGTCCGCGGCGTACCGGGTGCTGAGCGTGGATGAGAAGCGCCGCGCCTATCTCCAGTACTTCTTCAGCCGGCAGGAGGTGGTGGGCCGCGCGACCGCCATCAACGTGGACGCGGAGCTGGCGCTGCGCCGGGGCGAGTCCGCGATGAAGCGGGGCGACTACAAGGCGGCCATCCAGGGCTTCGAGGAGGCGGTGTCGCTCAACGGCGGCGAGCCCGAGTACTACTCGTACCTCGCCTGGGCGAAGTACCGGGGTTCGCCCGGGCCGCTGATGCAGCGGGCGCTCGCGGCGCGCAAGGTGCTCAAGCAGGCGCTGACGTTGGACCCGTACCTGGAGCGGGCGCAGATCATCGCGGCCATCATCGAAATCGACCTGGACGACGTGCCGCTCGCGCGCAAGAAGTTGATGAAGGTGCTGGAGCTGAACCCGTATTCGGTGCTCGCGAGGGCGGCGTTGCAGAAGGTGGTGAAGTAG
- the lpxB gene encoding lipid-A-disaccharide synthase, translating into MTQPSSPRILVVAGEASGDTHASELVAALQALRPDLTFFGMGGARLAARGVELIHDAREVSVMGITEVLPRIPRILRIMKDLAQAAEERRPVCAILVDIPDFNLRLAKKLKALGIPVAYYVSPMIWAWRRGRVRTIQRLVDRMLCILPFEEDFYREAGVPARYVGSPVLEQMPKAASALEFRQRLGLSQDAPTLALLPGSRMSEIRRILPTLVGAAKQLASERPGLQVVVPVAPTIAKEEILSRFEGSGVTPVLVDGRAPEVVGASDAAVVASGTAVLEAGLMERPLVVVYRVSMVTYWVGRLMLKVAFVSLINLLAGRRVVPELLQGEMTPENIASEVRRVWLPGEPRDAMVQGLAEVRGRLGEVGAAHRAAQTVLELLPPRPVA; encoded by the coding sequence ATGACGCAGCCATCCTCCCCCCGCATCCTCGTCGTGGCCGGCGAGGCCTCCGGTGACACCCACGCCTCGGAGCTCGTCGCCGCACTCCAGGCCCTGCGCCCCGACCTCACCTTCTTCGGCATGGGAGGCGCCCGGCTGGCCGCCCGGGGAGTGGAACTCATCCACGACGCCCGCGAAGTGTCCGTCATGGGCATCACCGAGGTGCTCCCCCGCATCCCCCGCATCCTGCGGATCATGAAGGACCTGGCCCAGGCCGCCGAGGAGCGCCGTCCCGTCTGCGCCATCCTGGTGGACATCCCGGACTTCAATCTGCGCCTGGCCAAGAAGCTCAAGGCCCTGGGCATCCCCGTGGCCTACTACGTGTCCCCGATGATCTGGGCCTGGCGCCGGGGCCGCGTGCGCACCATCCAGCGGCTGGTGGACCGGATGCTCTGCATCCTGCCCTTCGAGGAGGACTTCTACCGGGAGGCCGGGGTGCCCGCACGCTACGTGGGAAGTCCCGTGCTGGAGCAGATGCCCAAGGCCGCCAGCGCCCTCGAGTTCCGGCAGCGCCTGGGCCTTTCCCAGGACGCTCCCACGCTCGCGCTGCTGCCCGGCAGCCGGATGAGTGAGATCCGCCGCATCCTGCCCACCCTCGTCGGGGCCGCGAAGCAGCTGGCCTCCGAGCGGCCGGGGCTCCAGGTGGTGGTGCCGGTGGCGCCCACCATCGCGAAGGAGGAAATCCTCTCCCGCTTCGAGGGCAGCGGTGTGACGCCGGTGCTGGTGGACGGGCGCGCCCCGGAGGTGGTGGGCGCGAGCGACGCCGCGGTGGTGGCCTCCGGCACGGCGGTGCTGGAAGCGGGGCTGATGGAGCGGCCGCTCGTCGTCGTGTACCGCGTGTCGATGGTGACGTACTGGGTGGGCCGGCTGATGCTGAAGGTGGCCTTCGTGTCGCTCATCAACCTGCTGGCGGGCCGGCGCGTGGTGCCGGAGCTGCTCCAGGGGGAGATGACTCCGGAGAACATCGCCTCCGAGGTGCGGCGCGTGTGGCTGCCGGGCGAGCCCCGCGACGCCATGGTCCAGGGTCTGGCCGAGGTGCGCGGACGCCTGGGCGAGGTGGGGGCCGCCCACCGCGCGGCCCAGACGGTGCTGGAGCTGCTGCCCCCGCGCCCTGTCGCCTGA
- a CDS encoding polyprenol monophosphomannose synthase: MNRALVCIPTYNERDNIGPITQAVLAADPRVDILVVDDNSPDGTGQLADELAAKNPRVRVLHREKKEGLGRAYLAAFRWALAEGYTYILEMDADFSHDPRYLPTFMDAAEGGADLVLGSRYVDGGGTVNWGVGRKIISRGGSLYARSILGVDVRDLTGGFKCFNRRVLESINLDEVRSTGYAFQIELTYRTLRKGFTVREVPIVFEDRRVGHSKMNKKIFVEALGMVWKLRFTV; encoded by the coding sequence ATGAACCGTGCGCTGGTCTGCATCCCCACCTACAACGAGCGGGACAACATCGGCCCCATCACCCAGGCGGTGCTGGCGGCGGACCCCCGTGTGGACATCCTCGTCGTCGACGACAACTCGCCCGACGGGACGGGACAGCTCGCGGATGAGCTGGCCGCGAAGAACCCGCGCGTGCGCGTGCTCCACCGCGAGAAGAAGGAGGGCCTGGGCCGTGCGTACCTGGCCGCCTTCCGGTGGGCCCTGGCCGAGGGCTACACGTACATCCTGGAGATGGACGCGGACTTCAGCCACGACCCGCGCTACCTGCCCACCTTCATGGACGCCGCGGAAGGCGGCGCGGACCTGGTGCTGGGCTCGCGCTACGTGGATGGCGGCGGCACGGTGAACTGGGGCGTGGGCCGGAAGATCATCAGCCGCGGCGGTTCGCTCTACGCGCGCAGCATCCTGGGCGTGGACGTGCGCGACCTCACCGGCGGCTTCAAGTGCTTCAACCGCCGCGTGCTGGAGAGCATCAACCTGGATGAGGTGCGCAGCACCGGGTACGCGTTCCAGATTGAGCTGACCTACCGCACCCTGCGCAAGGGCTTCACCGTGCGCGAGGTCCCCATCGTGTTCGAGGACCGACGCGTGGGGCATTCGAAGATGAACAAGAAGATCTTCGTCGAAGCGCTGGGCATGGTCTGGAAGCTGCGCTTCACGGTCTAA
- a CDS encoding MarC family protein, with product MSAMVSTFLVSLSAIFFVVDPIGVVPLFLAMTAGDTKQQIRSTALRACLVACGMMLFFAVFGRVIFQVFAVSLGAFRVAGGILLLITSLDMLRARPSSTRTSPTEEEEGVVKEDVAIVPLAIPLLAGPGAIATAMVLMARSGTSFVSALPVVAAVVLTFTVTYFILNASSLVQRVLRQSGVAILERVSGLILAAIAVQFIADGAKDLLK from the coding sequence ATGTCCGCGATGGTGTCCACCTTCCTCGTGTCGCTGTCCGCCATCTTCTTCGTGGTGGACCCGATTGGCGTCGTGCCGCTGTTCCTGGCGATGACGGCGGGGGACACCAAGCAGCAGATTCGCAGCACCGCGCTGCGCGCTTGCCTGGTGGCGTGCGGGATGATGCTGTTCTTCGCCGTCTTCGGCCGCGTCATCTTCCAGGTGTTCGCCGTGTCGCTGGGCGCCTTCCGCGTGGCGGGCGGAATCCTGCTGCTGATTACGTCCCTGGACATGCTGCGCGCCCGTCCGTCCTCCACGCGCACCAGCCCCACGGAAGAAGAAGAAGGCGTGGTGAAGGAGGACGTGGCCATCGTCCCGCTGGCCATTCCGCTGCTCGCGGGGCCGGGCGCCATCGCCACCGCCATGGTGCTGATGGCGCGCTCCGGGACGTCCTTCGTCTCCGCGCTGCCAGTGGTCGCGGCGGTGGTGCTGACCTTCACCGTGACCTACTTCATCCTCAACGCGTCCAGCCTGGTGCAGCGGGTGCTGCGTCAGTCCGGCGTCGCCATCCTGGAGCGCGTGTCAGGCCTCATCCTGGCCGCCATCGCGGTGCAGTTCATCGCGGACGGGGCGAAGGACCTGCTCAAATAG
- a CDS encoding OmpA family protein: MSVRLLPLVALLCLPLTASAEAIRVSLEGKAALGEGVPTLVIHIEEPIDGFEVKLKRSDGKAVELKGGGKPGISRRLALEQPEGKFHYEGELTVRFPGGAEPGSMPLSFDTELNGPLKLEVRPEDVDVPGRKLRFTLSRPAAKTEVTVKMDTGKTAFAGDVDFKGAPAGTPLEVKWLPAEGKVMHIRLRAYDTSDFYTGVDLYPWQVDIPHEEVTFASGRSDVPSAEKGKLDASYKSITEALNKYGRWASLRLYVLGHTDTVGSTNDNRELSLKRAKSIATYFRQRGLKVPVFYEGFGEQSPAVPTPDETAEAGNRRAEYIIAVEDPSLTNAPFAPRWRKP, from the coding sequence ATGTCCGTTCGACTCCTACCTCTCGTGGCCCTGCTGTGCCTGCCGCTCACCGCCTCCGCGGAGGCCATCCGGGTATCGCTGGAGGGCAAGGCGGCGCTGGGTGAAGGCGTGCCCACGCTGGTCATCCACATCGAAGAGCCCATCGACGGCTTTGAGGTGAAGCTCAAGCGCAGCGACGGCAAGGCGGTGGAGCTCAAGGGGGGCGGCAAGCCGGGCATCTCCCGCCGCCTCGCCCTGGAGCAGCCGGAAGGGAAGTTCCACTACGAGGGCGAGCTCACCGTGCGGTTCCCGGGCGGGGCGGAGCCGGGCTCCATGCCTCTCTCGTTCGACACGGAGCTCAACGGCCCGCTGAAGCTGGAGGTTCGCCCGGAGGACGTGGACGTGCCCGGGCGCAAGCTGCGCTTCACGCTGTCGCGCCCGGCCGCGAAGACGGAAGTGACGGTGAAGATGGACACCGGCAAGACGGCCTTCGCGGGCGACGTGGACTTCAAGGGCGCGCCCGCGGGCACGCCGTTGGAAGTGAAGTGGCTGCCGGCGGAGGGCAAGGTGATGCACATCCGCCTGAGGGCCTACGACACCTCCGACTTCTACACGGGCGTGGACCTCTACCCTTGGCAGGTGGACATCCCGCACGAGGAGGTGACCTTCGCCTCCGGCCGCTCGGACGTTCCCTCGGCGGAGAAGGGCAAGCTGGACGCCAGCTACAAGAGCATCACGGAGGCGTTGAATAAGTATGGCCGCTGGGCGTCGCTGCGCCTGTACGTGCTCGGGCACACCGACACGGTGGGCAGCACGAACGACAACCGCGAGCTTTCGCTCAAGCGGGCGAAGAGCATCGCGACCTACTTCCGCCAACGCGGCCTGAAGGTACCAGTGTTCTACGAGGGCTTTGGTGAGCAGTCCCCGGCGGTGCCCACGCCGGACGAGACGGCGGAGGCGGGCAACCGCCGCGCCGAATACATCATCGCGGTGGAGGACCCGTCGCTGACGAACGCGCCCTTCGCCCCTCGCTGGCGCAAGCCTTGA
- a CDS encoding LpxI family protein codes for MERIGLIAGNGQLPFLFARAARARGLEVVVAAHRGETDPALEQEVGHFAWVRVGQVGRIQKVFRQAGVTRAAMAGGIGRVRALTDARPDLGAVRIISRLRSFRDDALLRAVAADFESQGITIIAPTDFLGEVLCPEGHLAGPTLKPAQEKDVALGREVAVLLGQADVGQTVVVRDGHVLALEAVEGTDETIRRGAKLGGPGAVVVKRCKPEQDLRFDLPAVGPRTLEVMAEVGARVLALEVGRTVLLDAPALFAGATARGITLVGVR; via the coding sequence GTGGAGCGCATCGGGCTTATCGCCGGTAACGGCCAGCTTCCCTTCCTCTTCGCGCGGGCCGCCCGTGCGCGCGGCCTGGAGGTGGTGGTGGCCGCGCACCGGGGAGAGACGGACCCGGCGCTGGAGCAGGAGGTCGGCCACTTCGCCTGGGTGCGTGTGGGGCAGGTGGGCCGCATCCAGAAGGTCTTCCGCCAGGCGGGTGTCACCCGAGCGGCCATGGCGGGCGGCATCGGCCGCGTGCGCGCTCTCACGGATGCCCGTCCGGACCTGGGCGCGGTGCGCATCATCTCCCGCCTGCGCAGCTTCCGGGACGACGCGCTCCTGCGCGCCGTGGCCGCGGACTTCGAATCCCAGGGCATCACCATCATCGCGCCCACGGACTTCCTGGGCGAGGTGCTGTGCCCCGAAGGGCACCTGGCGGGCCCCACGCTCAAGCCCGCGCAGGAAAAGGACGTGGCCCTGGGCCGCGAGGTGGCGGTGCTCCTGGGGCAGGCGGACGTGGGCCAGACGGTGGTGGTGCGTGACGGCCACGTGCTCGCGCTGGAGGCCGTGGAGGGCACCGACGAGACCATCCGCCGGGGCGCGAAGCTGGGCGGCCCGGGCGCGGTGGTGGTGAAGCGCTGCAAGCCGGAGCAGGACCTGCGCTTTGACTTGCCCGCCGTGGGGCCCCGCACGCTGGAGGTCATGGCGGAGGTGGGTGCCCGGGTGCTGGCGCTGGAGGTAGGGCGCACGGTGCTGTTGGACGCACCTGCACTCTTCGCGGGAGCCACCGCGCGAGGCATCACCCTGGTGGGCGTGCGGTAG
- the lpxA gene encoding acyl-ACP--UDP-N-acetylglucosamine O-acyltransferase, whose product MAQVHPTAVVHPGARLHDTVEVGPFSVIGPHVVIGAGTRIGPHVVIEGRTTLGERNHLFQFCSVGAAPQDLKYAGEDTELVIGDENQIREFVTVNLGTVAGGGATRLGHRNLLLANSHIAHDCVVGNEVLLANGAALAGHVVVEDAVKISGLVAVHQFTRLGRYAFISGGSMVTMDVPPYCTVQGDRATLVGLNTVGLERGGFTEEQIGRVKEAYRILFRSKLGLQDALAQLRGELSSHPEVEHLVRFVETSKRGVTR is encoded by the coding sequence ATGGCGCAGGTTCATCCCACCGCGGTCGTCCATCCGGGAGCCCGGCTCCACGACACCGTGGAGGTGGGGCCGTTCTCGGTCATCGGGCCCCATGTCGTCATTGGCGCGGGCACCCGCATCGGGCCGCACGTCGTCATCGAGGGCCGCACCACGTTGGGGGAGCGCAACCACCTCTTCCAGTTCTGTTCCGTGGGCGCGGCGCCCCAGGACCTGAAGTACGCGGGCGAGGACACGGAGCTCGTCATTGGCGACGAGAATCAAATCCGTGAGTTCGTCACGGTGAACCTGGGCACGGTGGCCGGTGGTGGCGCCACGCGCCTGGGCCACCGCAACCTGCTGCTCGCCAACAGCCACATCGCGCACGACTGCGTCGTGGGCAATGAAGTCCTCCTCGCCAACGGGGCCGCGCTCGCGGGCCACGTGGTGGTGGAGGACGCGGTGAAGATTTCGGGCCTCGTCGCGGTGCACCAGTTCACCCGGCTGGGGCGCTACGCGTTCATCTCCGGCGGCTCCATGGTCACCATGGACGTGCCCCCGTACTGCACCGTGCAGGGCGACCGGGCCACGCTGGTGGGCCTGAACACCGTAGGCCTGGAGCGCGGCGGCTTCACCGAGGAGCAGATTGGCCGCGTGAAGGAGGCCTACCGCATCCTCTTCCGCTCCAAGCTGGGGCTTCAGGATGCGCTCGCGCAGCTTCGCGGGGAGCTCTCCAGCCACCCGGAAGTGGAGCACCTGGTGCGGTTCGTGGAGACGAGCAAGCGCGGCGTCACGCGCTAG
- the fabZ gene encoding 3-hydroxyacyl-ACP dehydratase FabZ produces the protein MDIGEIQALLPHRYPFLLVDRVVEIVPGQKLTAYKNVTINEPFFNGHFPGHPVMPGVLILEALAQATAILAYKTEAMDPTRLVTYLMGVDNARFRKPVVPGDRLQLDIEVIRHKGAIWKTKGVASVDGARVAEGEFLATVVDKNKAAKGDESAAP, from the coding sequence ATGGACATTGGCGAGATCCAGGCGCTGCTGCCGCACCGCTACCCGTTCCTCCTGGTGGACCGGGTGGTGGAAATCGTGCCGGGCCAGAAGCTCACGGCCTACAAGAACGTCACCATCAACGAGCCCTTCTTCAACGGCCACTTCCCGGGGCACCCGGTGATGCCGGGCGTGCTGATCCTCGAGGCGCTCGCCCAGGCCACGGCCATCCTTGCGTATAAGACGGAAGCCATGGACCCGACGCGGCTCGTCACGTACTTGATGGGCGTGGACAACGCGCGCTTCCGCAAGCCGGTGGTGCCCGGGGACCGGCTCCAGTTGGACATTGAAGTCATCCGCCACAAGGGCGCCATCTGGAAGACGAAGGGTGTGGCGTCGGTGGATGGCGCCAGGGTGGCGGAAGGGGAGTTCCTCGCCACCGTGGTGGACAAGAACAAGGCCGCCAAGGGCGACGAGAGCGCGGCGCCGTAG
- the lpxD gene encoding UDP-3-O-(3-hydroxymyristoyl)glucosamine N-acyltransferase, with protein sequence MPSASNAHRLGDIATHVRGELLGDPGLLVHGLNGLEEAVPGEVSFYGNPRYRKQFEATRASAVLVGMDATARDGVALVRVPNPHLAYAKLLALFHPATRPAAGIHPAAHVHPAATVHPEATVKAGAVVEKGAHVGARTVLHSGAYVGEGARVGDDCVLYPHATVRENCVVGSRVILHASSVVGADGFGFAFDAEGEDGPRHFKIPQVGIVRIEDDVEVGACTCIDRATVGETVVGQGTKLDNLVQIAHNVRVGPLSLICAQAGVSGSAEVGTGVVLAGQVGVVGHIRVGDLAKVGAQSGVAHDVPDGQVVSGSPAIPHKEWLRASAASGQLADLLKEVRALRKRVELLEKEKGG encoded by the coding sequence GTGCCATCCGCATCCAACGCGCACCGGCTGGGGGACATCGCCACCCACGTCCGGGGTGAGCTCCTCGGCGACCCCGGACTGCTCGTCCATGGCCTGAACGGCCTGGAGGAGGCAGTCCCGGGGGAGGTGTCGTTCTACGGCAACCCCCGCTACCGCAAGCAGTTCGAGGCCACCCGCGCCTCGGCGGTGCTGGTGGGGATGGATGCCACCGCTCGCGACGGCGTGGCCCTGGTGCGGGTGCCCAACCCGCACCTGGCCTACGCGAAGCTCCTCGCCCTGTTCCACCCGGCCACGCGGCCCGCCGCGGGCATCCACCCGGCGGCCCACGTGCACCCGGCGGCCACGGTGCACCCGGAGGCCACGGTGAAGGCCGGGGCGGTGGTGGAGAAGGGCGCCCACGTCGGCGCCCGCACGGTGCTGCACTCCGGGGCCTATGTGGGTGAAGGCGCGCGCGTCGGCGACGACTGCGTGCTCTACCCGCACGCCACGGTGCGCGAGAACTGCGTGGTGGGCTCGCGCGTCATCCTCCACGCCTCGTCGGTGGTGGGCGCGGACGGCTTCGGCTTCGCGTTCGACGCGGAGGGCGAGGACGGCCCCCGCCACTTCAAGATTCCCCAGGTGGGCATCGTCCGCATCGAGGACGACGTGGAAGTCGGCGCCTGCACCTGCATCGACCGCGCGACGGTGGGTGAAACGGTGGTGGGCCAGGGAACGAAGCTCGACAACCTGGTTCAGATCGCCCACAACGTGCGCGTGGGCCCGCTGTCGCTCATCTGCGCGCAGGCGGGCGTTTCGGGTTCGGCGGAGGTGGGCACCGGCGTGGTGCTCGCGGGGCAGGTGGGCGTGGTGGGCCACATCCGCGTGGGAGACCTGGCCAAGGTGGGCGCGCAGTCGGGCGTCGCCCATGATGTGCCGGACGGGCAGGTCGTCAGTGGCAGCCCCGCCATCCCCCACAAGGAATGGCTGCGCGCCAGCGCCGCGTCGGGGCAGCTGGCGGACCTGCTCAAGGAAGTGCGCGCCCTTCGCAAGAGGGTGGAGCTGTTGGAGAAGGAGAAGGGCGGATGA